One Solanum lycopersicum chromosome 4, SLM_r2.1 DNA window includes the following coding sequences:
- the LOC101265729 gene encoding uncharacterized protein, which translates to MEKKQGFFSALKDEVVRGLSPAKSRGRSPSPSGSGLLRRRKGNQAPQPEVYISRSGSLRPCVETLSPLMEGPDPNGPEVGDSKSDRWWMKGQLCRAPSVSTSGSGLQRSDLRLLLGVLGAPLAPVHVSNNDPLPHLSIKDTPIETSSAQYILQQYTAASGGQKLQNTMYNAYAMGKVRMMASDIETATKVIKNRNSSKTAESGGFVLWQMNPDMWYVELALGSSKVHAGCNGKLVWRHTPWLGAHAAKGPVRPLRRALQGLDPRTTANMFASAKCTGEKKINGEDCFILKLCADPHTLKARSEGPAEIIRHVLFGYFSQKTGLLVHLEDSHLTRIQTNGGDAVYWETTINSFLDDYRPVEGIMIAHSGRSVVTLFRFGETAMSHTKTRMEEAWTIEEVAFNVPGLSEECFIPPAELRFSSIGEACELSQGERVKTTVSAAAAAAYRAKVAALDKSRDGGNVNNIVLKMNY; encoded by the exons atggagaagaaacaAGGGTTTTTCTCAGCACTAAAAGATGAAGTGGTAAGAGGATTATCACCGGCTAAGTCAAGAGGAAGAAGCCCATCTCCGTCAGGGTCGGGTTTGCTTCGGAGAAGGAAGGGGAATCAAGCGCCGCAACCGGAAGTTTATATTTCAAGATCGGGGAGTTTAAGGCCCTGTGTAGAGACATTGTCGCCGTTGATGGAAGGTCCGGATCCGAACGGGCCGGAAGTTGGGGATTCAAAGTCTGATAGGTGGTGGATGAAGGGTCAGCTATGTCGGGCACCTTCGGTTTCCACTTCCGGGTCGGGTTTACAGAGGTCGGATCTGAGGTTGCTGCTTGGTGTCTTGGGTGCGCCACTTGCACCGGTGCATGTTAGCAACAATGATCCTTTGCCTCATCTTAGCATCAAAGATACTCCCATT GAGACTTCGTCAGCTCAGTATATATTGCAGCAGTATACTGCAGCTTCTGGAGGACAGAAACTTCAAAACACTATGTATAATGCTTATGCTATGGGAAAGGTGAGGATGATGGCATCAGATATCGAGACTGCTACAAAGGTAATAAAGAACAGGAATTCTTCTAAGACAGCTGAGTCTGGGGGATTTGTGCTATGGCAAATGAACCCTGACATGTGGTATGTGGAGCTCGCGCTTGGTAGCAGTAAGGTTCATGCTGGTTGCAATGGTAAACTTGTGTGGAGGCATACCCCTTGGCTCGGTGCACATGCTGCAAAGGGACCAGTTAGGCCATTGAGGCGAGCACTTCAG GGTCTTGATCCTAGAACTACTGCAAACATGTTTGCTAGTGCAAAATGTACTGGAGAAAAGAAGATCAACGGTGAGGATTGCTTCATTCTCAAACTTTGTGCTGATCCACATACTTTGAAAGCCAGGAGTGAAGGACCAGCCGAGATCATTAGGCATGTCTTATTTGGCTATTTTAGCCAAAAAACAGGGCTTCTTGTGCACCTGGAGGACTCACATTTGACCCGAATCCAAACAAATGGGGGTGATGCTGTTTATTGGGAAACGACAATCAATTCATTCCTTGATGATTACAGACCTGTTGAGGGGATCATGATTGCTCACTCCGGACGATCAGTTGTAACCCTTTTCCGATTTGGTGAAACAGCTATGAGTCACACGAAGACCAGGATGGAAGAAGCATGGACCATTGAGGAAGTGGCATTCAATGTTCCAGGCCTATCTGAAGAGTGTTTCATTCCTCCAGCTGAGCTAAGATTCAGTTCAATTGGTGAAGCGTGTGAGCTTTCTCAAGGAGAGAGGGTAAAGACTACTGTgtctgctgctgctgctgcagCTTACCGAGCTAAGGTTGCTGCTTTGGATAAATCACGAGATGGCGGCAATGTCAATAACATTGTATTGAAGATGAATTATTAG